In Candidatus Hydrogenedentota bacterium, the following are encoded in one genomic region:
- the pta gene encoding phosphate acetyltransferase, giving the protein MGFAEWVIEKAQSSPRRIVLPESADERVLKAAGEIQAKNIGPVTLVGEPDSILGNLKSLGITQRFEIVDPVKAPWADDFAHEYFEMRKHKGVTEEQAKAVMSSCIPHGIMLLHKGKADGLVAGAAHSTSDTLRPALQILKTAPGVKLASSFFFMAFEDVTYLFADCGLVEDPDAEQLAEIAIATAQSAIGFDIEPTVALLSYSTKGSAKSRLTEKVVKATELAQKRAKEVFGADSKVRIDGELQGDAALAERVGRKKAPNSEVAGRARVLIFPNLDAGNIAYKLVQYLGGAEAYGPIIQGTRLPVNDLSRGCVPEDIVGVAAVTVVQSQLLS; this is encoded by the coding sequence ATGGGGTTCGCTGAATGGGTCATCGAAAAAGCACAGAGCAGTCCGAGAAGGATCGTGCTTCCGGAAAGCGCCGATGAACGAGTGCTGAAAGCCGCGGGGGAAATCCAGGCGAAGAACATCGGGCCGGTCACGCTTGTTGGTGAACCAGACAGCATACTGGGCAACCTGAAGAGCCTCGGCATCACCCAGAGATTCGAGATCGTTGACCCGGTCAAGGCGCCGTGGGCGGATGATTTCGCCCACGAGTATTTTGAGATGCGCAAGCACAAGGGGGTCACGGAAGAGCAGGCCAAAGCCGTGATGAGCAGTTGCATTCCCCACGGAATCATGTTGCTGCACAAAGGGAAGGCGGATGGCCTGGTAGCCGGCGCCGCGCATTCCACGAGCGATACTCTTCGGCCGGCGCTCCAGATTCTGAAGACCGCGCCCGGGGTGAAACTGGCTTCGAGCTTTTTCTTCATGGCCTTCGAAGACGTAACGTATCTTTTCGCGGATTGCGGTCTGGTCGAGGATCCGGATGCCGAACAGCTCGCCGAGATCGCAATCGCCACGGCACAATCGGCCATCGGTTTCGACATCGAACCCACGGTCGCTCTTCTTTCATACTCGACGAAAGGCTCTGCCAAGAGCCGCCTCACTGAGAAGGTGGTCAAGGCTACCGAACTTGCCCAGAAGAGGGCGAAGGAAGTGTTCGGGGCTGACTCAAAGGTGCGTATTGACGGCGAGTTGCAGGGAGACGCTGCCCTGGCCGAGCGAGTCGGGCGCAAGAAAGCGCCCAACAGCGAGGTGGCAGGGCGCGCAAGGGTCTTGATATTCCCGAATCTGGATGCCGGGAATATCGCGTACAAACTGGTCCAGTACCTTGGCGGCGCCGAGGCTTATGGCCCAATCATCCAGGGGACACGTCTCCCGGTTAACGATTTGTCGCGTGGTTGTGTTCCGGAAGACATTGTCGGGGTCGCCGCGGTCACCGTGGTGCAAAGCCAGTTGCTGAGTTAG
- a CDS encoding aldose 1-epimerase family protein, with protein sequence MEIYGKKYTTKELRTRVGNMDQIAGIRTVQLDDGNERPTRAAIIHTGTGLELTVLLDRCLDISAASFNGKAMGWRSTTGDVAPQYFEAEWLRWLRSYFGGLVTTCGLMNVGAPDEKSGLLGTGLHGRIGNTPAKNIKITQEWQGNDYILSVSGTMRETVVFGENLTLTRTVSTKLGEKRFWIHDVVTNDGFKTTKYMLLYHCNIGWPAVDKGSEIISPSRYIAPRDAEAGDNKQNWYKLDPPTHGYKEKVYYHDMAADNRGNVTVAIVNSGFKGRGEGFGVYLKYNKKELPRFAEWKQMGEQDYVVGFEPCNCGVEGRAVEEKLGLLHSLRPGQSQEVHLEFGALTNAKDVAALRNACSKVETEIVDSYKRFVKKPR encoded by the coding sequence ATGGAAATCTACGGGAAAAAGTACACCACGAAAGAACTGCGCACGCGCGTGGGCAACATGGACCAGATCGCCGGGATCCGTACCGTGCAACTGGATGACGGCAACGAGCGGCCAACCCGTGCGGCCATTATTCACACGGGCACGGGCCTCGAATTGACCGTTCTGCTGGACCGGTGCCTCGACATTTCCGCCGCGTCCTTCAATGGCAAAGCCATGGGCTGGCGGTCCACCACGGGCGATGTAGCGCCGCAATACTTCGAAGCCGAGTGGCTCCGGTGGCTCCGCAGCTATTTCGGCGGCCTGGTCACGACCTGCGGCCTGATGAACGTGGGAGCTCCCGACGAAAAGAGCGGGCTCCTGGGAACGGGCCTTCACGGCCGCATCGGCAACACGCCCGCGAAGAACATCAAAATCACCCAGGAATGGCAAGGGAACGACTATATCCTCAGCGTTTCCGGAACCATGCGCGAGACGGTCGTGTTCGGCGAGAATCTGACCCTTACGCGCACCGTATCCACCAAGCTGGGCGAAAAACGCTTCTGGATCCACGATGTGGTGACCAACGATGGATTCAAGACGACGAAGTACATGTTGCTGTACCACTGCAACATCGGCTGGCCGGCCGTCGATAAGGGCTCGGAGATCATTTCCCCCAGCAGGTACATCGCCCCTCGCGACGCCGAGGCCGGGGACAACAAGCAGAACTGGTACAAGCTCGATCCCCCCACCCACGGCTACAAGGAGAAGGTCTATTACCACGACATGGCCGCGGACAACCGGGGCAATGTCACGGTGGCCATTGTCAACAGCGGCTTCAAGGGCAGGGGCGAGGGCTTCGGCGTCTACCTCAAGTACAATAAGAAAGAACTTCCGCGCTTCGCCGAGTGGAAGCAGATGGGCGAACAGGATTACGTGGTAGGCTTCGAACCGTGTAACTGCGGGGTCGAGGGACGCGCTGTCGAAGAGAAGCTCGGCCTCCTGCATTCTCTCCGGCCCGGCCAGAGTCAGGAAGTGCATCTCGAGTTCGGCGCGTTGACCAATGCGAAGGATGTCGCAGCCCTGCGGAACGCCTGCAGCAAGGTCGAGACGGAAATCGTCGACAGCTACAAGCGTTTCGTAAAGAAGCCCCGGTAA
- a CDS encoding DUF4173 domain-containing protein produces the protein MEQADADSHTDNEPQTARTGVSPALRWLLPATLVSGALGDLLLRALPYGLNAAVWATAVLACAVVLLYRRQERLSAWAIALIVSSWLFAVCFAWRDGAYLKWLAVCCWLASSALAAGAIGGFPPACASFLEYLATLARGTMKILFGGWHALTAANPREWRVDSLRKPWVSSALLGVVLAVPILTVFGVLLISADRAFGQLISRLFSFDLQSVRQHVVAFGVSAWIGGGLLAALIFGVVRHAPNEGILRSIRVGGVETGIVFGAVDMLFFAFVTVQFQYFFGGSGRVETVADLTYSEYARHGFFELCAVTALTLLLQYFFHWLMRDRGRHEKVVCRLLSVVQLLLVGVIMVSALMRMNLYIDAYGLTQLRFYSTAFMLWIGFSLAWFAVTALWGRAKRFMVGMVVSGMLLVLAFHAVNPGGIIVSWNLARTRDGKPFDAAYALSLGADAVPGLVAAIGELDERDAERVRLGLGEQWEQLRDAGWRTWNWSRGNAARALETMFGDGASHTVASAEH, from the coding sequence ATGGAACAAGCCGACGCCGATTCGCATACGGATAATGAACCACAGACCGCCAGAACCGGAGTGAGCCCCGCGTTGCGCTGGCTGCTTCCCGCGACGCTTGTCTCTGGCGCGCTTGGCGACCTGCTGCTGCGCGCTCTGCCTTACGGACTGAACGCCGCTGTATGGGCGACCGCGGTTTTGGCATGCGCCGTTGTGCTTCTCTACCGGCGCCAAGAGCGGCTATCCGCATGGGCGATTGCCTTGATCGTCTCGAGTTGGCTTTTTGCGGTGTGTTTTGCCTGGCGCGACGGCGCCTACTTGAAGTGGCTTGCGGTGTGCTGCTGGCTCGCCAGTTCTGCCTTGGCCGCGGGTGCAATCGGAGGATTCCCGCCGGCCTGCGCGTCGTTTCTGGAATATCTCGCGACGCTCGCGCGCGGAACCATGAAGATACTGTTCGGGGGATGGCATGCGTTGACGGCCGCAAACCCGAGGGAGTGGCGCGTAGATTCATTACGAAAACCATGGGTTTCGTCCGCGCTCCTGGGGGTAGTGCTTGCCGTTCCCATTTTGACCGTGTTTGGGGTACTGCTGATTTCAGCAGACCGGGCGTTCGGACAGCTGATTTCAAGGTTGTTTTCTTTTGACCTGCAATCCGTACGCCAACACGTTGTCGCCTTCGGAGTGAGTGCCTGGATAGGTGGTGGGCTCTTGGCTGCGCTAATTTTCGGGGTTGTGCGTCATGCCCCGAACGAAGGTATTCTTCGGAGTATCCGGGTGGGCGGAGTGGAGACCGGTATCGTGTTCGGAGCCGTCGATATGCTCTTTTTCGCGTTTGTAACCGTACAATTTCAATACTTTTTTGGCGGAAGCGGCCGCGTCGAAACCGTTGCGGACCTGACGTACTCGGAGTACGCCCGCCACGGCTTCTTCGAACTGTGCGCGGTGACGGCGCTGACATTGCTTCTGCAGTACTTCTTCCATTGGCTCATGCGCGATCGCGGCCGCCACGAGAAAGTGGTTTGCCGGCTGCTTTCGGTGGTTCAGCTGCTATTGGTGGGGGTAATCATGGTCTCCGCCCTGATGCGTATGAACCTGTACATCGACGCCTACGGGCTGACGCAGCTTCGGTTCTATTCTACGGCCTTCATGCTGTGGATTGGCTTCTCGCTGGCGTGGTTCGCGGTAACGGCGCTGTGGGGCCGCGCAAAGCGCTTTATGGTGGGCATGGTAGTGAGCGGGATGCTGCTGGTTCTCGCGTTTCACGCAGTGAATCCGGGTGGAATTATCGTTTCCTGGAATCTCGCCCGGACACGCGACGGGAAGCCGTTTGACGCCGCGTATGCCCTTTCCCTGGGCGCTGATGCGGTCCCCGGGCTCGTTGCCGCTATCGGCGAGCTGGACGAGCGCGACGCTGAAAGGGTGCGCCTCGGGTTGGGGGAGCAATGGGAGCAACTGCGTGACGCTGGCTGGCGCACGTGGAACTGGTCACGCGGGAACGCCGCTCGCGCCCTCGAGACAATGTTCGGTGACGGGGCTTCCCACACCGTCGCGAGCGCGGAACATTGA
- a CDS encoding transcriptional regulator: MGRRNTVERQAAAEEKQAKLREVIQGPDGAKAPEPMERIIHERIRLAIVSALAVNKSLTFRELKKLLATSDGNLSVHARKLEEAEYIHCDKTFEGRMPKTEYRLTAKGRKALERYLSHMEALISAVRNK; this comes from the coding sequence ATGGGTAGACGCAATACGGTCGAAAGACAAGCCGCAGCCGAAGAGAAGCAGGCAAAGCTCCGGGAAGTCATCCAGGGGCCGGATGGCGCGAAGGCGCCCGAGCCCATGGAGCGCATTATCCACGAGCGTATCCGGCTGGCGATTGTGAGCGCTTTGGCCGTTAATAAATCCTTGACCTTCAGAGAGTTAAAGAAGCTGCTCGCAACCTCGGACGGTAACCTGAGCGTACACGCCCGGAAGCTCGAGGAAGCGGAATACATCCACTGCGACAAGACATTCGAAGGCCGCATGCCCAAGACCGAGTACCGGCTCACAGCTAAGGGCCGGAAAGCCCTCGAACGGTACTTGAGCCACATGGAAGCGCTGATCTCCGCGGTCCGGAACAAGTGA